TCAGCGTGACGCCCAGCTCGACGGCTCGCCGGGCCACCTCGAGCGACGACTCCCGAGCCGTGCCCGGCTCCGTCGGCAAGTGCATGGCGCCGAACCCGAGCCGTCGTACTGTCAGGTCCCCGCCGATGCGAAATTCGGTCGATGTCATGTGCTGTCTTCTCCCCCTGGTTCAAGGAGCAACGTTAACAGTGCAGTTGGCCGGGCATCGGGAGTGAAGAGGACGGGGCCGTGCTGCCGTTCGAGGCCTGGACGAATTCGCTGACGCAGCAGCGCGACATGGTGCCGCAAAGCCCAGTAATCTCCGGCAAATGACGGCACTTTCGCATCACAGCAACGGATACACGGACCAGCCCGGCCGTGACGGGGACACCGCCACCGTCGAGGCCGATCCGCGCGCCATCGGGCCGGTGCGGACCGAGTACGCGCCCGACCACGACGGGGATCCCGATCCCGGCGAGATCGTGTGGACCTGGGTCCCGTACGAGGAGAACGACGGGCGGGGCAAGGACCGGCCCGTGCTGGTCGTGGCCCGCGAGGCGGGCGGGCGGACCCTGCTGGCCGTGCAGCTGTCCAGCAAGCGGCACGACCGCGACCGCGAGTGGGTCCCGATCGGGACGGGGCCGTGGGACAGCGCGGGGCGGGAGTCCTGGGTGGACGTCGACAGGGTGCTCCGGGTGCGCGAGTCGGGGATGCGGCGCGAGGCCTGCGCGCTGGACCGGGGGCGCTTCCAGCTGGTCGTGGACCGGCTGCGCGAGCGCTACGGCTGGCAGTAGCCGGTACCGGGTGGCCGGCGGGTGAGGGGGACGGGGCCGAGCCCTGCCGGGCGGCGGGGCTCAGCCGCCGGAGCCCTCCGGCGTCTCGCGCCCCTCGGGGCCCGCGTACCCCACGAAGCCCTCGAAGTCCTCGAAGCCCCGCTCGAACGCCCTCTGCGGTCCCGGGTCCAGGTCCAGCACCGCGAAGACCACCCGCTCGAACACTCCCGCGAACCGCCCCTCCAGCAGCCCCCTGAAGGCCTTCGCCACCTCCGCCGGGTCGTTCCGGAAGACCCCGCAGCCCCAGGCCCCGAGCACCAGCCGCTCGTACCCGTGCAGAGCCGCCACCTCCAGGACGAGCTCCGCGCGCCGGGCCAGCGCCTGCGGGATCTCCGCCACCCGGTCCGGCTCCTGGCGGCGGATCGTGCCCGCGTTCGGGGCCGGGGAGGTGAGGAAGCCGGCCCGGAACGGGGTGTCCAGGAATGCGCCGCGGTCGTCGCGGAAGACGGGCACGCCGGGTGAGTGAATCACCCGGTCGGTGTAGAAGGTGCTGCGTTCCGCGCGGTGCACCTCGTAGTACTCCGGGGCCTCCAGGAGGGTCTCGTACAGGGCCGAGGCGCGGCACAGCGCCTCCTCCTGGGCCTTGGCCCCGCGGACGTAGCCGCCCCCGGGATTGCGGGCCGAGGCGAAGTTCAGGACAGCCACCCGGGACGCCCCCGCCGCCTGCTCCAGGCCGGGCGGAGCGAGCCTGCGGGCCGCGACCGTGCTGCTCTCCCCCGTGACCTCGACGGCCGTGCGGGCGCCCGCACGGAGGATTTCCCCGTCTGGAATGACACGGTTTGGTCCATATATTCTGGTTTCTGCCTTGGCTTCCGCCAGGGCGGCGGCAAGGGCCACCTGCCGCCCCGACCGCGTCCGGTAACCACCGGCCGCCAAGATCTCCGCGTTCTCCCGCGCGATCTCGCGCAATCTGCTGCTCACGCCGCCATCCTCCGCAGCCCGCTGCACCGGCGGCAACGTAATTTCCCCGTAAGCATGGGTGCCCAGGGGGCGGGTAGGCACGGGTGATGTCACGGCCGACGACAGGAGACGAGGACCCGGTCATGCCAAATGGTTCAC
This genomic window from Streptomyces sp. NBC_01351 contains:
- a CDS encoding type II toxin-antitoxin system PemK/MazF family toxin; its protein translation is MTALSHHSNGYTDQPGRDGDTATVEADPRAIGPVRTEYAPDHDGDPDPGEIVWTWVPYEENDGRGKDRPVLVVAREAGGRTLLAVQLSSKRHDRDREWVPIGTGPWDSAGRESWVDVDRVLRVRESGMRREACALDRGRFQLVVDRLRERYGWQ
- a CDS encoding TIGR02452 family protein: MSSRLREIARENAEILAAGGYRTRSGRQVALAAALAEAKAETRIYGPNRVIPDGEILRAGARTAVEVTGESSTVAARRLAPPGLEQAAGASRVAVLNFASARNPGGGYVRGAKAQEEALCRASALYETLLEAPEYYEVHRAERSTFYTDRVIHSPGVPVFRDDRGAFLDTPFRAGFLTSPAPNAGTIRRQEPDRVAEIPQALARRAELVLEVAALHGYERLVLGAWGCGVFRNDPAEVAKAFRGLLEGRFAGVFERVVFAVLDLDPGPQRAFERGFEDFEGFVGYAGPEGRETPEGSGG